The Lathyrus oleraceus cultivar Zhongwan6 chromosome 5, CAAS_Psat_ZW6_1.0, whole genome shotgun sequence genome includes the window GGAAGAGGTTACTTCAGTCAAAAGCAATTTGTAGAGACTCACAATGATGATGGAAACGCTggtggctgctcagaatcagccttCTCCAGAGACCATTCAAAGAACTGTAATTTCAAAAGTCGTATCTATGCCCATTTCTGTGGCACCTGTGAATGCTCCTCAATATCAGATGCACCCCAATTTCCCTTGGGGCATGCCACCAAATTATACACCGGAAGGTTACCGCCCACAAGTTTTTGAAACTCCCGTAGTGCCTGCTGTCATGTATGTGCCACCTCCTGTGATACATACTACTCCATACCACGAAGAGCCCGTCTTTCACGCCACTCCAAGTGAGAGTATGGGAGTATATGATAAAATGGATGATTTCCAAGATCAATTCGCTGAAATGCAAAAAGAGATTAAAGCCCTTAGGGGAAAAGATCTATTTAGGAAGAATGCCCACTATCTCTGCCTTGTGCCAAATGTCAAAATACCTGccaaattcaaagtacctgactttgaaaagtacaaggatactagagaaaacagtcaaaatttcaaaaatattaagtttggggttgctcttggaagtgaccaaagttctaagtttggggttgggtactagagaaaacagtcaaaatttcaaaaatattgagaaaataAGAAGTGGAAAAAGTCACCTcttaaaaaaaatgaaaaagaacAAAAAAGAACGACTCAATCTCTAGTATCGAAAAGAAATAACAAAGGGGTATGAGAATAGAAGGAGAACCATgcacctaactccaaaggtttaaacctatTTTCCTAAAATATCCTACCTAaacataagccaagttacaacccgAAAAGACTACTAATGTGTGTTTTATGATTTCAATGATGAACTATTTTAGAACATAATCAAACTAAGTATAATTTATTTTGCGCATTGATTGAGAGATGACCCTTATCCATTGAGTGGGTTAAAGTGAGTTGAGAGACAAGTTGAGTACTCGTCAATATTTCAGGATGTTTTTCGAATTTTCCGGATGGAAGTTGGAAGTTAGAATAATGCTCAGGTAACGAAAATATATGGTGATTTTCATTTGTTATTGTAAGACTTGTGTCTGTTGAAATGTGCAGTTACAAGTGAGTTGCTTGAGGAAAAGAAAGgattcaagtttggggttgtgatgacagtCCGTCATTGCATATAATTAGACGAAGAATCGGTGAAAAACAAGCGAAATATAAGccaaaaggaagaagaaagaccaaagaatgagTGAAAATAACCAAGTATGGACGAATGAGACTTAGTAAAAATTCTGGTGAAAAAGAGTGTTTTTTAACACAACTACTGGAATATTATATGCACCATCGCACAATATCACATGCGCGATAGAGATGTATGAGTTACATCACACACGCGATGCATCTATAATGCGCGTGATGCGCACTTTTATGGGATTTGTCTGACGCGTTATGACCCGTTCTGAGCTCTTTTTAAGGGGATTTTCAACAATTTGACAAGAGTTATAAATTTTGGAGACTTGAGAATAATTTGGAGAGCACGAGTTATGGTTTTTAGAGCATatgaagccattggaggccatCTCTTCAAGGGACTTAttatgttattttcatctatcaattatggtattattttttaaataatgaGTAACTAAGCTCCTATAGGTTAGGTTGTGTTGTGATGACCTTATTCAATCTTGTTGGAATTATATGTTGGTTTGACTTTGTACGAGTACTTTGAATTATAATCTTATTCAGTTGTTTCTTAATCTTAATGATTTTTATTTGAGATATTCTGTTAATATGATATTGGACACATATTGATTACTGACCTTTATCCTATGTGTTGGAACTAGGCCAAATGTTCTACTCATGTTGGTTGAATATGGATAGGAGGCCCCGAGTAGTGACATATGGAATTAACGTTATGTACATCACTTAATCCTACTTACATTGGTAGACTAGGAATAGAAAGCTCCGAGTAATGATTAATGAGTTATTTTGTGAGGGATCAGTTATAACGATTTTGTTAATTCGTCGTGAGATTATAAGGATAAGATCATTCATACAAGACATCATACATTAACAAGAGAGGATAAGGGGATTCGATACACAACCTAATCGTCTTAATATTTCTATTTTAAACTCGTAGTTTGTTTTTCGTTCTAAAACCTGAACCTCCCTATTTACTGTTTTCCTTTACATTATACAACTCTTGAATTGTTCGAACACAGTCCCCGTGGATTCGATCTTTTATTACTGCAACACTATCGGTACACTTACCGAGAAGTCATCACCTATGAACATAATCAAGCAAAGTCCGAATCGCTCACCAAAGGTTCGATGTTTTTGAATCCACAAAGAGTCGGAACAAATCTCATACCATGGTCTCCATGGATATTGCGACAATTGAATTCTGCGAAGGAAGTTACGTGAGATACATTTTATTTTCAGTTTTTTGTAAGTGTCAGAGGGAGTGTTTTTTCCGATGAAATAGGTGTGAATCAAAAATGATGGAGATGACGATTATGCCATGATTGAACAAATGGTATGGCGTGATAGTCTTACCGTGGTGTGACATAACAACATCAATTGAAAAGTTACGATTTTTACAAACTTGAACAAACACAATTTATACAAATTTGAAGAGGGAACCAATTTCAATGCAAATAAAGACATCATGGGGGTTAAGAGTTCGATCTCAAGTAATAATATCAAACGACTAAAATTCACTACTATCAAATATGATATGTTTTTTAAGATTGTGACTTGCAACAACTTCCTCCATCATTTCGATTGTTGGAAAATGAGGTAAGCGAGAgagattttatttttaatatttttttaatataaagAATTTATCGTAAGATTCAGTCAAATTTATTGATCCAATTATTCTTAATGATAGATTTGTGAGAACCCTTGTCTTAGAAGACACTGTTGTTTACATaattgaaaaatataaaataatataaaaatatgGAATTTATTTTAAAACCCCAAATAAGTTTAATGAATATGAATATTGTTAATAtcttaaaatattatttataaaaaaattatcttaaagaattaattttaatataaaacaaaaatTGAAATGTAAGACTCAACTAAAAAAATATTGATAGATGAAATCTCAATGAGGATTTTAGAGACTTTGataaattatataaatattaaaaaatattgaTATATTTTTGTTTTGTAATCATAAAGTGTAAAACAATATAAAAAATATTGTAAAAAATTCAAATGACGTTAAAGAAGATGAGTGCCGTTAATACGTTAagaatttatttttataataaaacaaaaatttaaatgTAAGACTCAACTAAAAAAGTAAAAAATATAAGTAGAATGAAATTGTGTGATTCCATCCATCCGTCCATTGATAACCACATAGCCGAAGCATAGTGAATGGAGTAAAGAGAAGCCACGTAGTTAAGAAAGAGAATTCACCAAAAAAAAAAACCACAGTGAAGCTGGAACAAAACAAACCAAAACCGAACAGGAATATATCATTCCATCCTCaattcaattcctcatatctcAAACACTATCAACAAATCCAAATCATCACCACTTATATTCCTTTTGACCTTTTCCATTAAACCCCTCTCACCCTCTATATCCCCAATCccattcatcatcatcatgaatTTAACACCCCATAACAAAATCCACAACAACCTCAACCCAGAATACAACAACTACCTCGTTTGAAATGTCCCCACCTCTGCAACCACTAACAATATCTAATCTCCCTTCTTTACCAGATCTTTTACTAACTGCACTCTCCGTTTGCTTCCTTTTCACCTCCTCAAGATCCCATaacaccaccaccaccaccaccaccaacTGTCCCTTTCTCTCTTTCCCTCTTAACCCTCGCCGTTTCCTCAAAATTCCCGCTATGTCCCAAACTGCCACCTCATCGTTATCATCGTCCAGCCACAACAAGAATAACCGTCGCCATAATTTCGCATCTCCGCAATCTCTCTCCGAATGGCTCAAACCTCGTTTACCCTCCGATTCGTTTGCCACGTGGGGCGTTAAGCCTGGTACCAAGAACGTTCATAATCTCTGGCTTGAACTTTCCCAAGGAGAAACGTTACTCGAAGATTCGAATCCTCCGATTCGAACCGTTCAGGTTGTTACGGTTAGGGTTATTGGAAAAGACGGGAAAGTCCTTGTGGAATCGCATCAGGAATTGTCCGACGGTAGAGTGAGGGAACGGGGTAGGCCGTTGTCGGAGAAGATGAAGCCCAACGAGGAACCGGAAATGGCGGCTGTTAGGGGGATTAAGGAAGAGCTTGGTTCTGTGATCGGGGAAGAAACAGAGGTTTGTGATATAGTGACCATTGATCCGAATTCGTATGTGATGAGGGTGGAGGAGCGGAATTCAGGGTCGTATCCTGGTTTGCCTGGTTGCTATGTTTTGCACAGTTTGAATGCTACCGTGGAGGGTTTGCCGGAGGGTGATTTTTGCACGTATGAGGTGGATGAGTATGCTGATTCCGACGACAAGAAAGTTGCACACGAAGCTGTTTCTGTTAAGAAACATTATTGGAAATGGGTTAGTGCTGATTCTATTCAACCTTGATCTGGTATTTTTATATGAATCAATCAACGACACATACACCAGACACTGCACTTAGCGAACACATGGATAATAATTTGAGAAAAAATAAGTGATTATACATAACCATACACAATGGTGTCGTCAGTCGTCGGTGTCATATCGATGTCCAGCATAGGTTGAACGCTAGAAATGTCTGCAATCTATAATGCATTGGTGTCGAACACGGGCAGAACACTAGACTAGCCTTCAATCTGAAATGTTTGTACTATATAGTTTTTTTTATAGATTTAACTGACATTTATTTTGGGGACCAGGAGGGTGCTTGTTTATGTTTGTATACATATGAATAGTGGTACCAATAGTTTTTGTACTGGAATAGAATTTGTTATTTTCTTTGAAATAATAATTTACATTATAGCCACTTGCTTTGGTTGCATACATGATTTTATTTACTTTCTTGTTTTCCATTCTGACATATGAATGTGAGATGTAAGTGTGATCATACTGGATGACTTTCTATACCAATATTAGAATCTCTGAATTTTGTAGTGTATCGACAGCTTTCACATGGTAGTAGTATGGAAGTTTTGATTTTTACTTAAATGGTTAAAGTTCCATTTGTTGAGATGTACATTACAAAGTTTTGAACACAAATGAAATGAGGGAGTATTTTAATTCTCCTACCGAGGGTCTGTTTATATTGAACTATCATCCAAAACTGCTATAAGTGCTACTGTGTTCCGCAAGGTAGTTAGTATAGCAAATTGTAACCAAATATAATGATAAGTCAGCATTAATTATTCAAAACTGTTATAAGTGTTGTGTGCGGCAAAACTTTCTCGTTTCTATG containing:
- the LOC127081198 gene encoding uncharacterized protein LOC127081198; amino-acid sequence: MSPPLQPLTISNLPSLPDLLLTALSVCFLFTSSRSHNTTTTTTTNCPFLSFPLNPRRFLKIPAMSQTATSSLSSSSHNKNNRRHNFASPQSLSEWLKPRLPSDSFATWGVKPGTKNVHNLWLELSQGETLLEDSNPPIRTVQVVTVRVIGKDGKVLVESHQELSDGRVRERGRPLSEKMKPNEEPEMAAVRGIKEELGSVIGEETEVCDIVTIDPNSYVMRVEERNSGSYPGLPGCYVLHSLNATVEGLPEGDFCTYEVDEYADSDDKKVAHEAVSVKKHYWKWVSADSIQP